From the Sphingomonas suaedae genome, one window contains:
- a CDS encoding FAD/NAD(P)-binding protein, whose product MRIEHVAIVGAGFSGTLQAINLLRHKGPRATLIERAGAPGLGLAYGAAHPSHVLNVRAGNMSAFPDDPGHFARWLAERGVADAAHAFAARVTYGEYLRELLDAAVAGSGGRLTVRRGEVTRLDERVDGVTLALADGEKLEADAAVLAVGNLPPHDPPGLDPATLPGDLYKGDPWAGDIGDGLDDADTVLVIGTGLTMVDVALMLEARGFGGKIVALSRRGLLPRRHAAGGAWQRIEERPATVASALVRRVRTRAEAIGWRNAVDELRPFTQPMWANASEAERGRFLRHLRPWWDVHRHRLAPQVADRLDAMQARGQLEVVAGKTLGFAAQDGAVAVRWRPRGSHGEAVMRVRRVVNCTGPLGDLNRTDDPLLVALREDGAIRPDAAHLGIDVNGAGEVIGADGTANRRLFALGPMTRGAFWEIVAVPDIRRQTWDVARRLSNAHWVGGEGL is encoded by the coding sequence ATGCGGATCGAGCATGTCGCCATCGTCGGTGCGGGGTTTTCGGGCACGTTGCAGGCGATCAACCTGTTGCGGCACAAGGGTCCGCGCGCGACGCTGATCGAACGGGCGGGGGCGCCGGGGCTGGGGCTGGCCTATGGCGCGGCGCATCCCAGCCATGTGCTCAATGTGCGTGCGGGGAATATGAGCGCCTTTCCCGACGATCCCGGGCATTTCGCGCGCTGGCTCGCGGAGCGCGGGGTGGCCGATGCAGCGCACGCCTTTGCGGCGCGGGTGACCTATGGCGAGTATCTGCGCGAACTGCTCGACGCGGCGGTGGCGGGGAGCGGCGGGCGGCTGACCGTGAGGCGTGGCGAGGTCACGCGGCTGGACGAGCGCGTCGACGGCGTGACGCTGGCGTTGGCGGATGGCGAGAAGTTGGAGGCCGACGCGGCGGTGCTGGCGGTGGGCAATCTGCCGCCGCATGATCCGCCGGGGCTCGATCCGGCGACGTTGCCCGGCGATCTCTACAAGGGCGATCCATGGGCGGGCGATATCGGCGACGGGCTGGACGATGCCGACACGGTGCTGGTGATCGGCACCGGGCTGACGATGGTCGATGTCGCGCTGATGCTGGAGGCGCGGGGTTTTGGCGGGAAGATTGTCGCGCTGTCGCGGCGCGGGCTGCTGCCGCGGCGGCACGCGGCGGGCGGGGCTTGGCAGCGAATCGAGGAACGGCCCGCGACGGTGGCGTCGGCGCTGGTGCGCCGGGTGCGGACGCGTGCCGAGGCGATCGGATGGCGCAATGCGGTGGACGAACTGCGCCCCTTTACCCAGCCGATGTGGGCCAATGCGAGCGAGGCGGAGCGGGGGCGGTTCCTGCGCCATCTGCGCCCCTGGTGGGACGTGCATCGCCACCGGTTGGCGCCGCAGGTGGCCGACCGGCTGGATGCGATGCAGGCGCGGGGGCAGCTGGAAGTCGTGGCGGGCAAGACGCTGGGCTTTGCCGCGCAGGATGGCGCGGTCGCGGTGCGCTGGCGCCCGCGCGGGAGCCATGGCGAAGCGGTGATGCGGGTGCGCCGGGTGGTCAATTGCACCGGGCCGCTGGGCGACCTCAACCGCACCGACGATCCGTTGCTGGTCGCGTTGCGTGAGGACGGAGCGATCCGGCCGGACGCCGCGCATCTGGGGATCGACGTCAATGGTGCGGGCGAGGTGATCGGCGCGGACGGGACTGCGAACCGGCGGCTGTTCGCGCTGGGCCCGATGACGCGCGGGGCGTTCTGGGAAATCGTCGCGGTCCCCGACATCCGCCGCCAGACCTGGGACGTCGCACGGCGGCTGTCCAACGCGCATTGGGTGGGGGGCGAGGGACTGTAG
- a CDS encoding DUF6356 family protein has translation MFKRLFIDHPRDVGESYAEHFATAAGFGVRMVIGGLACIVHAFLPALFIRTASDTVKSLYGTMKARQPAFAEQRPAFEAPEWQLDYEI, from the coding sequence ATGTTCAAACGTCTGTTCATCGATCACCCGCGCGATGTCGGCGAAAGTTACGCCGAGCATTTCGCGACGGCGGCCGGGTTCGGCGTGCGGATGGTGATCGGGGGGCTGGCGTGCATCGTCCACGCGTTCCTGCCCGCGCTGTTCATCCGCACCGCCAGCGATACCGTGAAGTCGCTCTACGGCACGATGAAGGCGCGCCAGCCGGCCTTTGCCGAGCAGCGACCTGCATTCGAGGCGCCGGAATGGCAGCTCGACTACGAGATTTGA
- a CDS encoding UTRA domain-containing protein, translating to MSIEARIRGEIEGRIRSGEWAPGTRVPTEHELMEAYRCARATANKALSRLAREGLIERKRRAGSFVAPPSIRAPVVGVPDIAALIAGRGEVYRWELLTVNLHRRAPPGFPVRGSGSGWLVLTGVHHAGRAPFGWEERWLDLAAAPEAAEADFSATAPGSWLLAHVPWTDARHRIAAVGASAEAAGRLKLAEGAACLQVERWTWRGKAPVTFARQIFPGEHYQLVEDFTPRG from the coding sequence ATGAGCATCGAGGCGCGCATCCGGGGCGAGATCGAGGGGCGCATCCGCTCGGGCGAATGGGCGCCGGGCACGCGCGTACCGACCGAGCATGAGCTGATGGAGGCCTATCGCTGCGCCCGCGCGACGGCGAACAAGGCGCTCAGCCGCCTGGCGCGCGAAGGGTTGATCGAGCGCAAGCGGCGTGCGGGGAGCTTCGTCGCGCCGCCGTCGATCCGCGCGCCCGTGGTGGGGGTGCCCGATATCGCCGCGCTGATCGCGGGGCGGGGCGAGGTCTATCGCTGGGAATTGCTGACGGTGAACCTGCACCGTCGCGCGCCGCCGGGATTTCCGGTGCGGGGCTCTGGCAGCGGCTGGCTGGTGCTGACGGGCGTGCATCATGCCGGGCGCGCGCCATTCGGCTGGGAGGAGCGCTGGCTGGACCTGGCGGCCGCGCCCGAAGCGGCGGAGGCGGACTTCTCCGCGACCGCGCCGGGCAGCTGGTTGCTCGCCCATGTTCCCTGGACCGATGCGCGGCACCGGATCGCGGCGGTGGGGGCGAGTGCGGAAGCGGCGGGGCGGCTGAAGCTGGCCGAGGGCGCGGCCTGTTTGCAGGTCGAGCGCTGGACCTGGCGCGGCAAGGCGCCGGTGACGTTCGCGCGCCAGATTTTTCCGGGCGAGCATTACCAGCTGGTCGAGGATTTCACGCCGCGTGGCTAG
- a CDS encoding formimidoylglutamate deiminase: MALWFETALLETGWAERIRLTLAGGRIAAVETGVDPAPQDELHFAALPGLPNLHSHAFQRAMAGLTEARGGQGDDFWSWRELMYRFVRRIGPEHCEAIAALAYAEMLESGFTRVGEFHYLHHAPDGSRYADPAEMSGRIAAAAETAGIGLTLLPVFYAHGGFGGQAPGAAQARFVNDVDGFADLVERARAKLPRNGVIGIAPHSLRAVTPEELSALLPIAKGGPVHIHSAEQVKEVEDCVAWSGRRPVRWLLDAAPVDARWTLIHATHVDADEIADIAARGAVAGLCPITEANLGDGLFPAIDYLAANGAFGVGSDSNVRIDAAEELRLLEYGQRLSRRGRNLLASDARPATGARLFAAAVAGGGRSLGVETGLAVGRQADIVSLDRSDPAFGGRSGDALIDSWIFASRRPVDCVWRGGVKQVEGGRHRYRAAIEARYGVALKDLLA; encoded by the coding sequence ATGGCGCTTTGGTTCGAGACTGCGTTGCTGGAGACTGGCTGGGCGGAGCGCATCCGGCTGACGCTTGCGGGTGGGCGGATCGCCGCGGTCGAGACGGGGGTCGATCCGGCGCCGCAGGACGAGCTGCATTTCGCTGCGCTGCCGGGCCTGCCCAATCTGCACAGTCACGCCTTTCAGCGTGCGATGGCGGGGCTGACCGAGGCGCGCGGGGGCCAGGGCGACGATTTCTGGTCGTGGCGCGAGTTGATGTACCGCTTCGTGCGGCGGATCGGGCCGGAGCATTGCGAGGCGATCGCCGCGCTGGCCTATGCCGAGATGCTGGAAAGCGGGTTCACGCGGGTCGGCGAGTTTCACTATCTCCACCACGCGCCCGACGGGTCGCGCTATGCCGACCCCGCCGAGATGAGCGGTCGGATCGCGGCGGCGGCGGAGACGGCGGGGATCGGGCTGACGCTGTTGCCGGTTTTCTACGCGCATGGTGGGTTCGGCGGGCAGGCGCCGGGGGCGGCACAGGCGCGGTTCGTCAACGACGTTGATGGCTTTGCCGATCTGGTCGAGCGGGCGCGGGCGAAGCTGCCACGGAATGGCGTGATCGGCATCGCGCCGCACAGCCTGCGCGCGGTGACGCCGGAAGAGCTGAGTGCTTTGTTGCCCATCGCAAAGGGCGGGCCGGTGCATATCCATAGCGCCGAACAGGTGAAGGAAGTGGAGGATTGCGTGGCGTGGAGCGGGCGGCGTCCGGTCCGCTGGCTGCTCGACGCCGCGCCGGTCGATGCGCGCTGGACGCTGATCCATGCGACGCATGTCGACGCGGACGAGATTGCCGACATCGCGGCGCGGGGCGCGGTGGCCGGATTGTGCCCGATTACCGAGGCCAATCTGGGGGATGGCCTGTTCCCCGCCATCGACTATCTGGCGGCGAACGGGGCGTTCGGGGTCGGTAGCGATTCCAACGTGCGGATCGATGCGGCGGAGGAGTTGCGGTTGCTCGAATATGGCCAGCGCCTGTCGCGACGGGGCCGGAACCTGCTGGCGAGCGATGCGCGACCGGCGACCGGCGCGCGGCTGTTCGCGGCGGCGGTGGCGGGGGGCGGGCGATCGCTGGGGGTCGAGACGGGCCTAGCGGTCGGGCGTCAGGCGGATATCGTGTCGCTCGATCGCAGCGATCCCGCATTCGGAGGCCGGTCGGGAGATGCGCTGATCGACAGCTGGATCTTTGCCAGCCGCCGCCCGGTCGACTGCGTGTGGCGCGGGGGCGTGAAGCAGGTCGAGGGTGGGCGGCACCGGTACCGCGCGGCGATCGAGGCGCGCTATGGCGTGGCGCTGAAGGATCTGCTGGCATGA
- the hutI gene encoding imidazolonepropionase, whose protein sequence is MATPADKLWRNARLATMTGDGLGVVEQGAVAATGNTISYVGPATDAPDAAEIIDCGGRWITPGLIDCHTHLVHAGSRAKEFEARLEGATYEEIARAGGGILSTVTATRAASEDDLIATALPRLDQFIAEGVTTVEIKSGYGLTLEDELKMLRAARRLGEVRDVRVRTTLLAAHAVPPEYKGDAEGYVDLVCQTIIPAAVGVADAVDAFCEGIGFTAQQTDRVLAAAVAHGLPVKLHAEQLSNLSGATLAARHGALSADHLEHLDAAGIAAMAANGTVATLLPGAFYFTREERRPPVQALRDANVPIAIATDCNPGTSPMASLLLAANMGATFFRLTVAECLRGITLNAARALGAHARIGSLEQGKAADLAIWNIADPAELVYRIAANPLHARVYAGL, encoded by the coding sequence ATGGCGACTCCTGCGGACAAACTCTGGCGCAACGCCCGCCTCGCGACGATGACCGGCGACGGGCTAGGCGTCGTCGAGCAGGGCGCCGTCGCGGCGACCGGCAATACGATCAGCTATGTCGGCCCCGCCACCGACGCTCCCGATGCGGCCGAGATCATCGATTGCGGAGGCCGCTGGATCACCCCCGGCCTGATCGACTGCCACACCCATCTCGTCCACGCAGGCAGCCGCGCAAAGGAGTTCGAGGCGCGGCTCGAGGGCGCGACCTATGAAGAGATCGCACGCGCCGGCGGCGGCATCCTCTCAACCGTCACCGCCACCCGCGCCGCGAGCGAAGACGATCTGATCGCCACCGCCCTCCCCCGCCTCGACCAGTTCATCGCCGAAGGCGTTACCACGGTCGAGATCAAGTCCGGCTACGGCCTCACCCTCGAAGACGAACTCAAGATGCTCCGCGCTGCCCGCCGCCTCGGCGAGGTCCGCGACGTCCGTGTCCGCACCACATTGCTCGCCGCCCACGCAGTCCCCCCAGAGTATAAGGGCGATGCCGAGGGCTATGTCGACCTCGTCTGCCAAACCATCATCCCCGCCGCCGTCGGCGTCGCCGACGCCGTCGACGCCTTTTGCGAGGGCATCGGCTTCACCGCGCAGCAGACCGACCGTGTCCTCGCCGCTGCGGTCGCTCACGGCCTGCCGGTCAAGCTCCACGCCGAACAGCTGTCCAATCTCTCCGGCGCCACGCTCGCCGCCCGCCACGGCGCCCTCTCCGCCGATCATCTCGAGCATCTCGACGCTGCCGGGATCGCGGCAATGGCCGCGAACGGCACCGTCGCCACGCTCCTCCCCGGCGCCTTCTACTTCACGCGCGAGGAACGCCGCCCGCCGGTACAGGCGCTACGCGACGCAAACGTGCCCATCGCAATCGCCACCGATTGCAACCCCGGCACCTCGCCGATGGCGTCGCTCCTGCTCGCCGCGAACATGGGCGCGACCTTCTTCCGCCTCACCGTGGCCGAATGCCTGCGCGGCATCACCCTCAACGCCGCCCGCGCGCTGGGCGCGCACGCCCGGATCGGCAGCCTCGAACAAGGCAAGGCGGCGGACCTCGCCATCTGGAACATCGCCGACCCGGCCGAGCTGGTCTACCGCATCGCCGCCAACCCCCTTCATGCACGAGTGTACGCAGGTCTATGA
- the hutH gene encoding histidine ammonia-lyase, giving the protein MIVPGNTPLSTWNAIYRGEPAPLDPSCHDKVAASAQAVQDILARHEPVYGINTGFGKLASVRIGDDDLETLQRNIVLSHAAGVGDPMPAPIVRLMIALKLASLAQGHSGVKPETIAMLQDMLDRGITPIIPAQGSVGASGDLAPLAHLAAAMIGVGEVEMGPRRIPARTMLGGLTLGPKEGLALLNGTQFSTAYALAALFETEKLFRAALVTGALSTEAAKGSDTPFDPRIHAVRGHPGQIEVAAALAGLMEGSAIRASHREGDERVQDPYCLRCQPQVMGACLTLIRQAADTLAVEANGVTDNPLIFTDTGEALSGGNFHAEPVAFAADMLALAICEIGSLAERRIAMLVDPACSGLPAFLTPRPGLNSGFMIPQVTAAALVSENKQRAHPASVDSIPTSANQEDHVSMAGHGARRLLDMTANLANILGIEYLAAVQGCDFHAPLASSAPLEAARALLREQVPHLEDDRYFAPDMALATALVTSGALGEGLPGVEA; this is encoded by the coding sequence ATGATCGTCCCCGGCAACACGCCCCTCAGCACGTGGAACGCCATCTATCGCGGCGAACCCGCCCCGCTCGACCCGTCATGCCATGACAAGGTCGCCGCCAGCGCCCAGGCGGTGCAGGACATTCTCGCCCGGCACGAGCCCGTCTATGGCATCAACACCGGCTTCGGTAAGCTCGCCAGCGTCCGCATCGGCGACGACGATCTCGAAACGCTCCAGCGCAACATCGTCCTCAGCCACGCCGCAGGCGTCGGCGATCCGATGCCCGCCCCCATCGTCCGCCTGATGATAGCGCTCAAGCTCGCCAGCCTCGCGCAGGGCCATTCAGGCGTGAAGCCCGAGACGATCGCGATGCTTCAGGACATGCTCGATCGCGGCATAACCCCGATCATCCCGGCACAGGGATCGGTCGGCGCCAGCGGCGATCTCGCCCCGCTCGCCCATCTCGCCGCCGCGATGATCGGCGTGGGAGAGGTCGAAATGGGCCCGCGCCGCATCCCCGCGCGCACGATGCTGGGCGGCCTGACGCTCGGCCCCAAGGAAGGGCTCGCCCTCCTCAACGGCACCCAGTTCAGCACCGCCTATGCCCTTGCCGCCCTGTTCGAGACCGAGAAGCTGTTCCGCGCCGCGCTCGTCACCGGCGCGCTGTCCACCGAAGCGGCAAAAGGCTCCGACACCCCCTTCGACCCCCGCATCCACGCGGTGCGCGGCCATCCCGGGCAGATCGAGGTCGCCGCAGCGCTCGCGGGCCTGATGGAGGGGTCCGCCATCCGCGCCTCGCACCGCGAGGGCGACGAGCGGGTGCAGGACCCCTATTGCCTGCGCTGCCAGCCGCAGGTGATGGGCGCCTGCCTCACGCTGATCCGTCAGGCCGCCGACACGCTTGCCGTCGAGGCGAACGGAGTCACCGACAACCCCCTCATCTTCACCGATACGGGTGAAGCCCTCTCCGGCGGCAACTTCCACGCCGAACCCGTCGCCTTCGCCGCCGACATGCTCGCGCTGGCGATCTGCGAGATCGGCAGCCTCGCCGAGCGCCGCATCGCCATGCTCGTCGATCCCGCCTGCTCGGGCCTTCCCGCCTTCCTCACGCCGCGCCCCGGCCTCAACTCGGGCTTCATGATCCCCCAGGTCACTGCCGCCGCCCTGGTCAGCGAGAACAAGCAGCGCGCGCACCCCGCCAGCGTCGACTCCATCCCGACCAGCGCCAATCAGGAGGATCATGTCTCGATGGCGGGCCATGGCGCGCGCCGCCTGCTCGACATGACCGCGAACCTCGCCAACATCCTCGGCATCGAATATCTCGCCGCCGTGCAGGGCTGCGACTTCCACGCCCCGCTCGCCTCCAGCGCCCCGCTCGAAGCCGCCCGCGCGCTGCTGCGCGAACAGGTCCCGCATCTGGAGGACGACCGCTACTTCGCCCCCGACATGGCGCTGGCGACCGCACTCGTCACCAGCGGCGCGCTGGGCGAAGGCCTGCCGGGGGTGGAAGCATGA
- the hutG gene encoding N-formylglutamate deformylase encodes MIVTVRNDGPLIVSIPHAGLEIPEDIAPALISPARARHDADLYVDQLYAFAFKLGATLIRTTTSRTVIDVNRDPSGQTLYPGQFTTGLCPRVTFDGDPLYHPGQEPDETEIARRRAAWFDPYHAALTAEIDRLRDLHPAIVLYEAHSIRSVVPKLFDGRLPEFNIGTNSGQSCAPELAHSIAAICAEQQRSHVIDGRFKGGWTTRNYGEPDKGVHAIQMELAMRTYLTEVPAADWPPRYDDLHAAQAQATLRPILSAAIDFARTQ; translated from the coding sequence ATGATCGTCACCGTCCGCAACGATGGCCCGCTGATCGTCAGCATCCCCCATGCCGGCCTCGAAATCCCGGAGGATATCGCCCCCGCGCTGATCTCCCCCGCCCGCGCACGCCACGACGCCGATCTCTATGTCGACCAGCTCTACGCCTTCGCCTTCAAGCTGGGCGCGACGCTGATCCGCACCACCACCTCGCGCACGGTGATCGACGTCAACCGCGATCCCAGCGGCCAGACGCTTTATCCAGGCCAGTTCACCACCGGCCTGTGCCCGCGTGTCACCTTCGACGGCGACCCGCTCTATCATCCGGGCCAGGAACCCGACGAAACCGAGATCGCCCGCCGCCGCGCCGCCTGGTTCGACCCCTATCACGCGGCCCTCACCGCCGAGATCGATCGCCTGCGCGACCTCCACCCGGCCATCGTCCTCTACGAAGCGCATTCGATCCGCAGCGTGGTGCCCAAATTGTTCGACGGCCGCCTGCCCGAATTTAACATCGGCACCAACAGCGGCCAGTCCTGCGCCCCCGAACTCGCGCACTCCATCGCCGCGATCTGCGCCGAACAGCAGCGCAGCCACGTCATCGACGGCCGCTTCAAGGGGGGCTGGACCACGCGCAATTACGGCGAGCCCGATAAGGGCGTCCACGCCATCCAGATGGAGCTGGCGATGCGCACCTATCTCACCGAGGTCCCCGCCGCCGACTGGCCCCCGCGTTACGACGACCTCCACGCCGCACAGGCTCAGGCGACCCTCCGCCCGATCCTCTCCGCCGCTATCGACTTCGCGAGAACCCAATGA
- the hutU gene encoding urocanate hydratase, with translation MTRTDNSRRIKAPTGTQLSAKSWLTEAPLRMLMNNLDADVAEAPESLVVYGGIGRAARDWASYDKIVETLRRLDDDETLLVQSGKPVGVFRTHENAPRVLIANSNLVPHWATWEHFHELDRKGLAMYGQMTAGSWIYIGTQGIVQGTYETFVEAGRQHYGGDLSGKWILTAGLGGMGGAQPLAATMAGASCLAIECQPSRIEMRLKTRYLDRSATSIDEALDIIRTSETPVSVGLLGNAAEILPELVKRGIRPDMVTDQTSAHDPINGYLPAGWTLDDWFTKRETAPHEVEAAARASMATHVRAMLAFEEMGVPTFDYGNNIRQVAKDAGVANAFAFPGFVPAYIRPLFCRGIGPFRWAALSGNPEDIYKTDAKVKELLPGNHHLHNWLDMARHRIAFQGLPARICWVGLGDRHRLALAFNEMVASGELEAPIVIGRDHLDSGSVASPNRETEAMRDGSDAVSDWPLLNALLNTASGATWVSLHHGGGVGMGYSQHSGMVIVADGTPEAAKRLERVLWNDPATGVMRHADAGYEIAKTCAAEMGLDLPGIR, from the coding sequence ATGACCCGCACCGACAACAGCCGCCGTATCAAGGCACCGACCGGCACCCAGCTGTCCGCCAAGAGCTGGCTCACTGAAGCCCCGCTGCGGATGCTGATGAACAATCTCGATGCGGACGTCGCCGAGGCGCCCGAAAGCCTCGTGGTCTATGGCGGCATCGGTCGCGCCGCGCGCGACTGGGCGAGCTATGACAAGATCGTCGAAACGCTCCGCCGCCTCGACGACGATGAAACCCTGCTCGTCCAGTCGGGCAAACCCGTCGGCGTATTTCGCACGCACGAGAACGCCCCGCGCGTCCTGATCGCCAACTCCAACCTCGTCCCGCATTGGGCGACCTGGGAGCATTTCCACGAGCTCGATCGCAAGGGGCTGGCAATGTACGGCCAGATGACCGCCGGATCGTGGATTTATATCGGCACTCAGGGCATCGTTCAGGGCACCTACGAAACCTTTGTCGAGGCCGGGCGCCAGCATTATGGCGGCGACCTGTCGGGCAAGTGGATCCTGACCGCCGGGCTTGGCGGCATGGGCGGCGCGCAGCCGCTCGCGGCGACGATGGCGGGCGCGTCATGCCTCGCGATCGAATGCCAGCCCAGCCGGATCGAGATGCGCCTCAAGACCCGCTATCTCGACCGCAGCGCGACCAGCATCGACGAAGCGCTCGACATCATCCGCACCAGCGAAACCCCGGTCTCGGTCGGCCTGCTCGGCAACGCCGCCGAGATCCTGCCCGAACTGGTGAAGCGCGGCATCCGCCCCGACATGGTGACCGACCAGACCAGCGCGCACGATCCGATCAACGGCTACCTCCCCGCCGGCTGGACGCTGGACGACTGGTTCACCAAACGCGAAACCGCCCCGCACGAGGTCGAAGCCGCCGCCCGCGCGTCGATGGCCACCCATGTCCGCGCAATGCTCGCGTTCGAGGAAATGGGCGTACCCACCTTCGATTACGGCAACAATATCCGTCAGGTCGCCAAGGACGCAGGCGTCGCCAACGCCTTCGCCTTCCCCGGCTTCGTCCCCGCCTATATCCGCCCGCTCTTCTGCCGCGGCATCGGCCCGTTCCGCTGGGCCGCGCTGTCGGGCAATCCCGAGGATATCTACAAGACCGATGCGAAGGTGAAGGAACTGCTACCCGGCAACCACCACCTCCACAACTGGCTCGACATGGCGCGCCATCGGATCGCCTTCCAGGGCCTGCCCGCGCGCATCTGCTGGGTCGGCCTTGGCGACCGCCACCGCCTCGCGCTCGCCTTCAACGAGATGGTGGCATCGGGCGAACTCGAAGCCCCCATCGTCATCGGCCGCGACCATCTCGACAGCGGATCGGTCGCCAGCCCCAACCGCGAGACCGAGGCGATGCGCGACGGCTCCGACGCGGTCAGCGACTGGCCCCTGCTCAACGCCCTGCTCAACACCGCCAGCGGCGCCACCTGGGTATCGCTCCACCATGGCGGCGGCGTCGGCATGGGCTATTCGCAGCACTCCGGCATGGTCATCGTCGCCGACGGCACCCCCGAAGCGGCCAAGCGGCTGGAGCGCGTGCTGTGGAACGACCCCGCGACCGGCGTGATGCGCCACGCCGATGCGGGCTACGAGATCGCCAAGACCTGCGCCGCGGAAATGGGGTTGGACCTGCCGGGGATCCGATAG
- a CDS encoding MerC domain-containing protein, whose protein sequence is MRMSIARWFDGFAVGASALCLVHCLVLPLLIAGLPALAGRLDLGEGFHLGVLAFAVPTSAFALMEGWRRHRAVAPLFAGISGLLLLAAGLAFEDWAAVETGVTVAGSLLLAGAHVANWRGRRPLQSFPQ, encoded by the coding sequence ATGCGGATGAGTATAGCGCGGTGGTTCGACGGGTTTGCGGTCGGCGCGTCGGCGCTGTGCCTGGTCCATTGCCTTGTCCTGCCGCTGCTGATCGCGGGGCTGCCCGCGCTGGCGGGGCGGCTTGATCTGGGCGAGGGCTTTCATCTTGGCGTGCTGGCGTTCGCGGTGCCGACGAGTGCGTTTGCGCTGATGGAGGGATGGCGGCGGCATCGCGCCGTGGCGCCGCTGTTCGCCGGGATTTCCGGGCTGTTGCTACTGGCGGCGGGGCTGGCGTTCGAGGACTGGGCGGCGGTCGAGACGGGCGTGACGGTGGCGGGGAGCTTGTTGCTTGCCGGGGCGCATGTGGCGAACTGGCGGGGGCGGCGACCGCTTCAGTCTTTTCCCCAATAG
- a CDS encoding general secretion pathway protein GspK yields the protein MTRRDDEQGMILINVLMFVAIASGLVLLMIGREELALDRALRSREAARAAAIVRGGELSAIAALQRDALAAPDVDHAGEAWASIGASGAAIDGGTFDLAVSDAEGRFNVNSLRSGDAVPVILFQKLAAIAGLDEQQTVEAIAYVRSQGPVTDIRPIRLLPGADPAAIARLERMVTALPGKTTINLNAADEELLAFLFDDPVAAQRLVAIRKRNGQVTLRDLSDLKISQPPGTGFRSSTFWVRVRATIGDTAQQGATLIQRRWTVENGVETVPVARWRNAAVPPEAPAFAVRS from the coding sequence ATGACGCGGCGCGACGACGAGCAGGGCATGATCCTGATCAACGTGCTGATGTTCGTCGCGATCGCGAGCGGGCTGGTGCTGCTGATGATCGGGCGTGAGGAACTGGCGCTCGACCGCGCCCTGCGCAGTCGGGAGGCGGCGCGGGCGGCGGCGATCGTGCGCGGCGGCGAGCTGTCCGCCATTGCGGCGTTGCAGCGCGACGCACTGGCGGCGCCGGACGTCGATCATGCGGGCGAAGCCTGGGCATCGATCGGGGCGAGCGGGGCGGCGATCGACGGCGGAACGTTCGACCTCGCGGTGAGCGACGCCGAGGGGCGGTTCAACGTCAATTCGCTGCGCAGCGGCGACGCGGTGCCGGTGATCCTGTTCCAGAAGCTGGCGGCGATCGCCGGGCTGGACGAGCAGCAGACGGTCGAGGCGATCGCCTATGTCCGCAGCCAGGGGCCGGTGACCGATATCCGCCCGATCCGCCTGTTGCCCGGTGCCGATCCGGCGGCGATCGCGCGGCTGGAGCGGATGGTCACGGCTTTGCCCGGCAAGACGACGATCAACCTGAATGCGGCGGACGAGGAGTTGCTGGCGTTCCTGTTCGACGATCCGGTCGCGGCGCAGCGGCTGGTCGCGATCCGCAAGCGCAACGGGCAGGTGACGCTGCGCGACCTTTCCGACCTGAAGATCAGTCAGCCGCCGGGGACGGGGTTCAGGTCCAGCACCTTCTGGGTGCGGGTACGCGCGACGATCGGCGACACCGCGCAACAGGGCGCAACGCTGATCCAGCGGCGGTGGACGGTGGAGAACGGGGTTGAGACGGTGCCGGTGGCACGCTGGCGCAACGCGGCGGTGCCGCCCGAGGCTCCGGCGTTCGCGGTCCGAAGTTGA
- a CDS encoding type II secretion system protein GspJ — MISCGGAGRCRTPTNDAGFTLLELIISLGLFALIAVAGLALLESVMGVQARTEGRLDRTATLQRAMFVIQSDLDQIARGEVSGGGAGIAFTRIAAGMGGTPVPLRYQAAGGALVRAAPQPQLLIDGVTGVRWRFLDGQRWIDRWPPSEERKAEWPRAVQVEMQVTGARGPQGSLRRVVALPVRPEDDTP, encoded by the coding sequence TTGATATCCTGTGGGGGAGCGGGCCGGTGCCGAACCCCAACGAATGACGCGGGATTCACCCTTCTCGAACTCATCATCTCGCTCGGCCTGTTCGCGCTGATCGCGGTTGCGGGCCTGGCGCTGCTCGAGAGCGTGATGGGGGTGCAGGCGCGCACCGAAGGGCGGCTCGACCGCACCGCGACGCTGCAGCGCGCGATGTTCGTGATCCAGAGCGACCTCGACCAGATTGCGCGGGGTGAGGTGAGCGGCGGGGGCGCCGGGATCGCCTTTACCCGGATCGCGGCGGGGATGGGCGGAACGCCGGTGCCGCTGCGCTATCAGGCGGCGGGCGGGGCGCTGGTGCGCGCGGCGCCGCAGCCGCAGCTGCTGATCGACGGGGTGACGGGGGTGCGCTGGCGCTTTCTGGACGGGCAACGCTGGATCGACCGCTGGCCGCCGAGCGAGGAGCGCAAGGCGGAGTGGCCGCGCGCGGTGCAGGTCGAGATGCAGGTGACCGGTGCGCGCGGGCCGCAGGGGAGCCTGCGCCGGGTCGTCGCGCTGCCGGTCCGGCCCGAGGATGACACGCCATGA